The Liolophura sinensis isolate JHLJ2023 chromosome 8, CUHK_Ljap_v2, whole genome shotgun sequence sequence CCTATTTTTGAACGTTAGTTTTAAATAAACAGCCGGCGTCAGAAGGCTATTAAAATCCCGGATATCCAACCTACCAGCAGCGTTGTGTCTTTCGACGTTGGTTTTGTACCCGAGCTGATCCCTCAAATAATGGTGATGGCTTAACATGGTtgcaaatatttcaatttcaataTTAAAAATCCTGATAAAATGTAGATACTCTTATACGTGATAATGATgttgatgatggtgatgatttatttgatggctACATCATTCTAGTGACTATATTATTACAGATGACCCTCGCTGTGTGGACCCTAACGGCGTGAACCCTGACCCGGATAACTGTGCCCAGTTTCTAGCCTGTACTAACCGGACTGTCGTGGCCACCATGCAATGTCCGGAAAATACCCTGTTTTCGACCGCAAACAACACCTGCGAACTAAGTTTCTTGGTTGCCGAGGAATGCATGAACCGTGTGATCCCGGAGGACGTTGTCGTCAGTGAGTGTTTCCGGGTGGTATTAATAACGCactattccacaaagccatttaaaATCTCCTCACAATGTTTAGTTGTTcgtactgaaagttgaaatttgtttgaaaaaggCTATATTCTTTAATGAAaccttttttgtgtatttacgAAGAATATATAAAATTGTTGTCTTGAAGCAAATATTAGACATGCACCTTTACCATTTATATTACTATGACTAATTAAGTGAAACgcttaatacatttttgaattttacGCATCAGAATTCTGATTTCTAGAGCCATATGTAACCTCTAACATTGAACGTTTGTTTTACACTAGTgagaaatagctttgtggatttatttatttatttatttatttatttaattgattggtgtttacgccgtttTCATGCTCACATGCcctagaatattttacttattcaacggcggccagtattatggtgagaggaaaccgggcagagcccggcggaaatccatgaccatccacgaccttctcacgtacgaccggagaggaatccagctagagctggacttgaactcgggtctcctggatcattgtgctgcgcttTGTGGATTAAGGCATAGCCCTGAATCAATAGTGAGTTAAATCAAGAGTAAATCAAGAAATGAAAAAGGGATACGTGACAAGGAGGTATTGTCGGTCGTTTACAGGCTGATGAACAAAAGTGTGTTATCCTTCTCTCAAACTATACCTCCTACATCGAAACTTCGATAACTTCTGACGGCACTGAAGAACTATACTGACAGGATTTTCTCGATGAAGCAGAACTGTAAATCTGACAGTTAAGTGTGATATCACGGTGGTGACATTATCCTGAAAGGGACGATAAACTCTGAAGCCAAAACATTATAGTCTAACGGGAAACGTTTATCGTGGACAAAATGAACCACGCATGTGCTGGCGCCATATGCTGCAATAGCATACTTATGCTGTTAACAAAAGACTTTCCATCATTCTACAGCTTAAAATGGTTTGAAAAATGCTTCGAAAAATTTCCATACACGTCagcattatacatatatatatatatacatttagacCAGGTAAAACTCCTTTTTGGACGATAACTTTAATAATACTGTTGTGCAACTCGATTTTAGGCAATAACATGGATATTATTTTTCTCCAGCAATTTTTTGCAATACATCGAATAAGGCTGTTTTTACAACACatagaaaatatataaactatCAACAAATCAGATCAGTGACtaaattcttcttttttctttcagccACTGCCAGTCCTGTCATAGACGTCCCTTGCGAGGGAACAAAGAATGGTGATGTGGCGGATCACACGCATTGCGCCAGGTTTTACAAGTGCAACCACGGTCGTGTTGTGGCGCGCATAAAATGCCCCTCCGGAAGTGCCTTTTCCACCATAAAAAACAAGTGTGACTGGCTGGCGTCGGTAGAGTGCGGAGAAAGACAACTCACATAAACTACAAATTACAGCATCATTTAATATATTACTACGCACTTTTCCTTTTAACTTTTTTCTTGTCCAGATAAATTCATAGCACAGTACAACTTAAGTGAAGATCGAGAAGATTGTAAAACTAGATTTCCTAACGTTGATATGATTGTTCACATATTTCGTGCACAataaatgcctatttttgagtacacattttcttcactgttttgaTTGTAGTGGCGTCAAATAGCGGTGTGATATCATATATGCACCATACACAAATGACCTAAGGCAAAAGAGATATTATCACGCTGCAACCCATTTGAATATGATGCGATTGTTCATGAAACCAGATCCCCGAACCCTAAACGCAAAGCTGGATTAGAAACGTTGATCGAATTTTTATATGAGGCTTTAACATGCTAAATGtcgtcattttttaaaacatgttttcattcCTAATAAAACAATGACCAGATTTTTCAATAAGATACACATGCGTGACTGCCAGACACAAACACATTCGGTTGTTCAAAAGACACATATGCAATTCTGTGAGGTAGCGTAACGGTTCTGTGAGGTACAACATTTACGCTGTTCAAAATGAACGAAATGAAACATAATGCGGTTGGCTGGAAATATCACGTACGTTGCTGTGTGAAACAATTATCACGTTGTCAGTGGTggatgctctggttttgctctccatgctgtacTTTTCTTATAACGTATAGTTTTGTAACGTTGTGTACtttgcacacatatatatacatacacaagaaGTAATACATACGGTGCTATACAGTTATACAATGTCAAGGATTGTTAAAAAGGACAACGTACGGTGCTATGTTGTACAATGTTAAAGGTTATTCAGATGAAATACGTACATTGCTACGTTGTACAACAGTCATAGTTGTTCGGAAGAAACACGTACTGTGGTGCGTTAAGCAATATTAAGAGCTATTCATAAGGAATGCATACGGTGCTACGTATTGCATTGTTAACGGTTGTTTAGAAGGAATACTTAAGGTTCTATGTTGTACAATGTTGGGAAAGGTTCGTTAGGAATACTTCCGATGTTATTTTGTGCAATGTCAAGAGTTgctcagaaaaaaatacatatcgGTTTATGTTTTTGGAACATTATGGGCTGTTCAGAAGGAATACCTACGGCTCCACCGTATGTAACGTTAGGAGGTCTTCAGAAGAAACATGTACGGTGCTATGTTGTGCAGTTTTAAGGGTTGTTCAAAAAGAGTACGTACTGTGCTATGTTGTGCAATGTTAATGGTTGTTCAGAAGGACAACGTACTGCACATGCATGTTTCTCTAAAAGTAAGGGGTGAGGTATGCTATACAAAGGAGTACAACATACCTGTGCAGTTATGAATTCATCTGTGAAATGGAATGGCTGGTTAAGTCACGGTACTGTGTACCACACCAAGTACACCagcatattttctgttttagacAATACACGAGAGCGTGACATATTCAGTAAGACTGCAGTTCTAGACAATATGTCTTTGTTGGCCTGAATTCAACACAGAATTAATGTGTTTAAGAACTTTGACGCTTAACCTAACCCAGGCCGACACTTCTTTAAAAGGAAGTGTGAATCATTCTCAATACTGCATGCATCTCAGCTTAAACCCAGCACacaataagaaaacattttagaAACTGAACATCTAATGTTTCTTTAAGCGAATTCTTATGGTTATACTCCATATGTTCAAACCTTG is a genomic window containing:
- the LOC135473534 gene encoding peritrophin-1-like; amino-acid sequence: MFCFGPEDNFGAEKGCKDPWTSEWTRDSADCSTVYFCVLGKVIQQLQCNDSRVWSNHGHACVEPMSQWDDCNFTPTTPIINDPRCVDPNGVNPDPDNCAQFLACTNRTVVATMQCPENTLFSTANNTCELSFLVAEECMNRVIPEDVVVTTASPVIDVPCEGTKNGDVADHTHCARFYKCNHGRVVARIKCPSGSAFSTIKNKCDWLASVECGERQLT